The window CTGATCCGCGCGTAGACCTCGGGCCGGCCGAGCAGGTCGAAGTGGTGCATCCCGCGCGCGATCCACGTTCGCGAAGGGGCGAAGAGAAGCGTCCGCTCCGGGTCGACGTGGTGACCTAACGCGCTCTCGACGGGAACGAGGCCGTCCCCGGCCAGCCGGCTTCCCGGCCTCGCGGTCTCTTTCGTCGTCGTCGCCGCGATGGCGAAGAAGGCGACTCCCCGGGGCAACGGGAGCGGACGCCGGGTGTCGCCGCGATGTGCGAAGCGATCCTCACCCTCCCAGTCGTCGTCGAGCAGGTTGCCGTGACGCAGGTCGGTGATCCCCGCGCTCCGGATCTTCCCCAGCCGCGCGAACGGGAGCGCGTACGGGCTGACACCCAGGGCGGCCTGGACGAGGTTCCCGCCGCGTTCCAGCGGCGAGCCGTGGTGGGGCGTGCCGAGGAAGACGACGGAGCGCAGGCTCCGCGGCCAGGAGTGCCCGGCCTCGGCCGCGTAATGGAGGGCGCTGCGCGTCACGAGGCCGCCCATGCTGTGGGCCACGATCGTCAGCTCCGGAGGGGGAGCGGGTCCGCTCGCCAGGAACGTCTCGAGGAGCCGGGCCAGCTCGCGGCCGTTCGTGGAGACGTGGCGGCCCGAGTTGTAACGGAGATAGACCGGCAACAGGCCGAGGTCGCGCTCGAGCGCCGCGCCGTGGTCGTGCCCCTCCCGAGTCCATTTCTCGTCGTTCACACAGAGACCGTGAACGAGGAGGACGAGCTTTCCCGCAGGCTGCGGTACGACGGACGCGAGAGACCGGGCGTCCGGATCGAGCACCTGGCCGTTCCGTCGCAGGTGCATCGGGATCGCAAGAGGGTTGCCGCTCTCTTCGAGGTAGTCGCCGAGGACTCCGTTCAGCGCCGCGAGGATCGCATCGCGGCGGGGCGAAGGCTTCAGCTCGCCGAGGAGGGGCGCGAGACTCGCGAGGGAGGCATCGACACCGCTCCCGACGAGCCGGGTCACGCCGCGCACGTTGCCATAGACGACGCCCGTGAGGCCGCTCGTCGAGCCGCCGGGCGGCGCGCCGGGCGGCCCCGGCCCAGCCGAGATCGTCTGATGCACCGCCTCGACGAGCTCCGTCACGCCCAGCGTCGCCTCGGCGGCCAGCCGGCCGAGGCCGCGAAGGTGGCCGGATCGGGTGTTGGGAGTCTTCGTCATCGGAGCGTCGCGCGTTGCAGGGCGGAGAGTACCCCGCGACCGGACTGCGGCCGTCCCTCTCCGGTTCCGATGCGGCGAGGATGCGACACCCCGGGAGAGAATCCGTCACGATGGCCGGCGCTCGCAGCAGCTCGACGATCGTCATCCGGGGCGCGCGCGAGCACAACCTCCGGGACTTCGACGTCGAGATCCCGCGCGGGAGCCTGACCGTCGTCACCGGCGTCTCCGGCTCCGGCAAGTCGTCCCTCGCTCTCGACACGCTTCTCCGGGAAGGGCAGCGCCGCTTCCTCG is drawn from Holophagales bacterium and contains these coding sequences:
- a CDS encoding alpha/beta hydrolase, translated to MTKTPNTRSGHLRGLGRLAAEATLGVTELVEAVHQTISAGPGPPGAPPGGSTSGLTGVVYGNVRGVTRLVGSGVDASLASLAPLLGELKPSPRRDAILAALNGVLGDYLEESGNPLAIPMHLRRNGQVLDPDARSLASVVPQPAGKLVLLVHGLCVNDEKWTREGHDHGAALERDLGLLPVYLRYNSGRHVSTNGRELARLLETFLASGPAPPPELTIVAHSMGGLVTRSALHYAAEAGHSWPRSLRSVVFLGTPHHGSPLERGGNLVQAALGVSPYALPFARLGKIRSAGITDLRHGNLLDDDWEGEDRFAHRGDTRRPLPLPRGVAFFAIAATTTKETARPGSRLAGDGLVPVESALGHHVDPERTLLFAPSRTWIARGMHHFDLLGRPEVYARIREWLESSGPNGSPRR